GGTGTTGCCGATGAAGGTCGACGACATCTTCAGCCCCTTCGGCGGGATGTCGCACACGGCCGTCTTCACGTTGTTCGGTATCCACTCGACGAAGTACGAGCTGTTCTTGTTCTGCACGCTCAGCATCTGCTCGTCGACCTCCTTCATCGACATCCGACCCCGGAAAACGGCGGCGACGGTGAGGTATCTTCCGTGCCTCGGATCGCAGGCGGCCATCATGTTCTTCGCGTCGAACATCTGCTGCGTCAGCTCCGGCACAGAGAGCGCCGAGTACTGTTGCATCGATCTAGAGGTCAGAGGAGCGAATCCCGGCATGAAGAAATGCAGACGGGGGAACGGGACCATGTTCACCGCCAGCTTCCTCAGATCCGCGTTCAACTGTCCGGGAAACCTTAGGCAGGTCGTCACGCCTGACATCGTCAGCGAGACCAGGTGGTTCAGGTCCCCGTAGCTAGGATTCGAGACCTTCAGCGTGCGGAAACAGATATCGTACAGGGCTTCGTTGTCGATGCAGTACGTCTCGTCCGTGTTCTCCACAAGCTGGTGAACCGACAGCGTCGCGTTGTACGGCTCGACGACGGTGTCCGACACCTTTGGCGACGGCATCACCGAGTACGTGTTCATGATCCTGTCCGGATATTCCTCGCGAATCTTCGAGATCAGCAAGGTTCCCATACCCGACCCGGTGCCGCCGCCCAGAGAATGGGTCAGCTGGAAGCCTTGGAGACAGTCGCAGTTCTCGCACTCCTTACGCACCACGTCCAAAACAGAGTCTACCAACTCAGCGCCCTCCGTGTAGTGTCCTTTCGCCCAGTTGTTACCCGCTCCGGATTGTCCGAACACGAAGTTGTCCGGCCTGAACAGCTTCCCATATGCGCCCGAACGCACCGCGTCCATCGTACCCGGCTCGAGGTCCAGCAG
The window above is part of the Megalopta genalis isolate 19385.01 chromosome 2, iyMegGena1_principal, whole genome shotgun sequence genome. Proteins encoded here:
- the LOC117227190 gene encoding tubulin beta-3 chain, which translates into the protein MREIVHLQAGQCGNQIGAKFWEVISEEHGIDQSGIYHGDSDLQLERISVYYNEASVATSTNGGKYVPRAILLDLEPGTMDAVRSGAYGKLFRPDNFVFGQSGAGNNWAKGHYTEGAELVDSVLDVVRKECENCDCLQGFQLTHSLGGGTGSGMGTLLISKIREEYPDRIMNTYSVMPSPKVSDTVVEPYNATLSVHQLVENTDETYCIDNEALYDICFRTLKVSNPSYGDLNHLVSLTMSGVTTCLRFPGQLNADLRKLAVNMVPFPRLHFFMPGFAPLTSRSMQQYSALSVPELTQQMFDAKNMMAACDPRHGRYLTVAAVFRGRMSMKEVDEQMLSVQNKNSSYFVEWIPNNVKTAVCDIPPKGLKMSSTFIGNTTAIQELFKRISEQFTAMFRRKAFLHWYTGEGMDEMEFTEAESNMNDLVSEYQQYQEATAEEDFEAEECADDFETCDQE